The proteins below come from a single Azospirillum thiophilum genomic window:
- a CDS encoding glycosyltransferase family 9 protein has translation MQSSDHSVFDLMAQAHRRYEAQDADGLLRLASAFAPDGDHPSSRFREDIANMLHNLSFTCHAAGNHDAALTCSTEAARLLPESHLIGLHRSYLLLARRAYREAWDRTVWQRAFQPAHPLMWDGVTLIDRRSAGGVRGTVQGYCELVCLPFAMGLGPEEVAMPVPCLRPPANRTRPWREVVAAHGGIPVGLMWADRGAGSPRSLPFSALRGLMDISGIRFFCLQSDKDKSQIHEQMLPDNFTDLGVHDLQNTAAIMKAMRLIIAPDCGLAHLAGALGVETWMCLSHACDWRWGNDGTGSDWYPTATLFRQDAAGRVGEEAWTSVLSAISGRLRHLVLHESE, from the coding sequence ATGCAGTCTTCCGATCACAGCGTTTTCGACCTGATGGCCCAGGCCCACAGGCGCTATGAAGCGCAGGATGCCGACGGGTTGCTGAGGTTGGCTTCGGCATTTGCGCCTGATGGGGATCATCCATCTTCCCGATTCAGGGAAGACATCGCGAACATGCTCCATAATCTCTCCTTCACATGCCATGCGGCCGGGAATCACGATGCTGCGTTGACCTGCTCCACCGAGGCTGCCCGTCTTCTTCCGGAAAGCCATTTGATCGGTCTTCACCGCTCCTACCTGCTGCTCGCCCGCCGGGCCTATAGGGAGGCCTGGGATCGGACTGTCTGGCAACGGGCGTTCCAACCGGCGCATCCGTTGATGTGGGATGGCGTCACCCTGATCGACAGGCGGAGTGCAGGCGGGGTTCGAGGTACTGTCCAAGGATATTGCGAACTGGTCTGCCTGCCCTTCGCGATGGGGCTGGGGCCGGAGGAGGTCGCGATGCCGGTCCCCTGCCTTCGCCCGCCGGCCAACCGCACCCGGCCTTGGCGCGAGGTCGTTGCCGCTCACGGCGGCATTCCGGTTGGTCTGATGTGGGCTGACCGTGGAGCCGGAAGCCCACGTTCTCTGCCGTTTTCCGCACTGCGCGGTTTGATGGACATATCCGGGATCCGCTTCTTTTGCCTGCAAAGCGACAAGGACAAAAGCCAGATCCATGAACAGATGCTCCCCGATAATTTCACTGATCTGGGGGTGCATGACTTGCAGAATACGGCCGCCATCATGAAGGCCATGCGACTGATCATCGCGCCCGACTGCGGGCTTGCCCATCTTGCCGGTGCGCTGGGCGTGGAAACCTGGATGTGCCTCTCACATGCCTGCGACTGGCGCTGGGGCAATGACGGCACCGGGAGCGACTGGTATCCGACTGCCACGCTGTTCCGCCAGGATGCTGCCGGACGAGTTGGGGAGGAAGCGTGGACCTCCGTCCTTTCCGCCATCTCCGGACGGTTGCGGCACCTCGTCCTTCACGAGTCGGAATGA
- a CDS encoding DUF4170 domain-containing protein: protein MPDKQLLHLVFGGELVRPDSDQFVDPSKLHIVGIFPSYEDAYKAWRGATGQTIDDAHIRYYIVHLHRFLDPAAGDHKH from the coding sequence ATGCCCGACAAACAGCTCCTCCACCTCGTGTTCGGCGGCGAACTCGTGCGTCCGGACTCGGACCAGTTCGTCGACCCGTCGAAGCTGCACATCGTCGGCATCTTCCCGAGCTATGAGGACGCCTACAAGGCATGGCGCGGTGCCACCGGCCAGACCATCGACGACGCCCACATCCGTTACTACATCGTGCACCTGCACCGCTTCCTCGATCCGGCAGCGGGCGACCACAAGCACTGA
- a CDS encoding cytochrome b/b6 domain-containing protein yields the protein MASGHTATREKHGREVRVWDLPTRLFHWTLVVTVAVAILSAELGVLSLHMLAGETVLVLVLFRLVWGVVGSQTARFVQFVKGPRAVLDYLRKARVGGEAAFSLGHNPLGGLMVVVLLLVLLVQATSGLFASDDVVNDGPLVPLASGATVAALSSLHRLLANGIFVLVGLHVLAVVFYLLVKKDNLIRPMVTGRKTLPRRVAAGNHWVEPRRAPLALALAVLAASAGLVLLVLRAAG from the coding sequence ATGGCAAGTGGTCATACCGCGACTCGGGAGAAACATGGGCGCGAGGTCCGGGTCTGGGACCTGCCGACCCGCCTGTTTCATTGGACATTGGTCGTCACGGTGGCGGTCGCGATTCTGTCGGCCGAGCTGGGTGTGCTTTCCCTGCATATGTTGGCCGGGGAAACAGTCCTGGTCCTCGTGCTTTTCCGTCTTGTCTGGGGCGTGGTGGGCAGCCAGACCGCGCGCTTTGTCCAGTTCGTGAAGGGGCCGCGCGCTGTCCTGGATTATCTGAGAAAGGCGCGTGTCGGCGGGGAGGCCGCCTTTTCCCTGGGCCATAACCCGCTGGGTGGCCTGATGGTGGTGGTGCTGCTGCTGGTGCTGCTGGTCCAGGCGACCAGCGGCCTGTTCGCCAGCGACGATGTTGTGAACGACGGCCCGTTGGTTCCGTTGGCCTCCGGCGCCACGGTCGCGGCGCTGAGCTCGCTGCACCGGTTGTTGGCCAACGGCATCTTCGTGCTGGTCGGGCTGCATGTGCTGGCGGTGGTCTTCTATCTGCTGGTCAAGAAGGACAACCTGATCCGCCCGATGGTCACCGGCCGGAAGACACTGCCCCGCCGGGTCGCCGCTGGAAACCATTGGGTAGAACCGCGCCGCGCCCCGCTGGCGCTGGCGCTGGCCGTTCTCGCCGCATCGGCCGGGCTGGTCCTGTTGGTCCTGCGCGCCGCCGGGTGA
- a CDS encoding cytochrome-c peroxidase, giving the protein MHAHSKYRPTAALKGLLVGTVAVLGVLAATAGTAAAADPPAGDALMGRAREMFKPLPATLPVVRNNAVTHEKIDLGKMLFFDPRLSASGIFSCNSCHNLGLGGVDGLETSVGHGWQKGPRNAPTVLNAVLNVAQFWDGRAEDLKAQAKGPIQAGVEMNSTPDRVMEVLNSIPAYKVKFAAAFPNEKNPVTFDNVAMAIEAFEATLTTPAAPFDQYLEGKADALTDTQKAGLELFIDKGCAGCHNGVNVGGHDYFPFGVVTKPGAEILPPGDKGRFAVTKTADDEYVFRAPTLRNVTLTAPYFHSGKVWDLRQAVAVMGSSQLGATLTDQEIDKITAFLTALTGQQPRVEYPLMPASTPATPQPVFK; this is encoded by the coding sequence ATGCACGCGCACTCCAAATACCGTCCGACCGCCGCGCTGAAAGGCCTGCTGGTCGGTACCGTCGCCGTCCTCGGCGTCCTTGCCGCAACCGCCGGCACCGCGGCCGCCGCCGATCCGCCGGCCGGGGACGCCCTGATGGGCCGCGCGCGGGAGATGTTCAAGCCGCTGCCGGCAACTCTGCCCGTGGTCCGCAACAACGCGGTCACCCATGAGAAGATCGACCTCGGCAAGATGCTGTTCTTCGATCCGCGCCTATCGGCCAGCGGCATCTTCTCGTGCAACAGCTGCCACAATCTGGGGCTCGGCGGTGTGGATGGGTTGGAGACCTCGGTCGGTCACGGCTGGCAGAAGGGGCCGCGCAATGCGCCGACCGTGCTGAACGCCGTGCTGAACGTTGCCCAGTTCTGGGACGGCCGGGCGGAGGATCTGAAGGCCCAGGCCAAGGGTCCGATCCAGGCCGGGGTCGAGATGAACAGCACGCCCGACCGCGTGATGGAGGTGCTGAACAGCATCCCCGCCTACAAGGTCAAGTTCGCCGCGGCCTTCCCGAACGAGAAGAACCCGGTCACCTTCGACAACGTCGCCATGGCGATCGAGGCATTCGAGGCGACGCTGACCACGCCGGCCGCCCCCTTCGACCAGTATCTGGAGGGCAAGGCCGACGCGCTGACCGACACGCAGAAGGCGGGGTTGGAACTGTTCATCGACAAGGGCTGCGCCGGCTGCCACAACGGCGTCAATGTCGGCGGCCACGATTATTTCCCCTTCGGCGTCGTCACCAAGCCGGGGGCGGAAATCCTGCCGCCGGGCGACAAGGGCCGCTTCGCCGTCACCAAGACCGCCGACGACGAATATGTCTTCCGTGCCCCCACCCTGCGCAACGTGACGCTGACCGCCCCCTACTTCCATTCCGGCAAGGTGTGGGATCTGCGCCAGGCTGTGGCGGTGATGGGGTCGAGCCAGCTCGGCGCCACCCTGACCGACCAGGAGATCGACAAGATCACCGCCTTCCTGACGGCGTTGACCGGCCAGCAGCCGCGCGTCGAATATCCGCTGATGCCGGCCAGCACGCCGGCCACGCCGCAGCCGGTCTTCAAGTAG
- a CDS encoding c-type cytochrome, translating to MRTVFSRIVLAASAALMLTGGAALAQDVIQTRKAGFEDYKKAMGEIKDAVGKGDLAAVGPVADRVDAFATKIPGLFPPGSDKGRTAAKEVIWANFPDFTAKAQGLQASAQALKVAASTGDKAATAKAFGAMADSCKACHQRYRSE from the coding sequence ATGAGAACCGTGTTTTCCCGTATCGTGCTTGCGGCGTCGGCCGCACTGATGCTGACCGGCGGCGCCGCCTTGGCCCAGGACGTCATTCAGACCCGCAAGGCCGGGTTCGAGGACTACAAGAAGGCGATGGGCGAGATCAAGGATGCGGTCGGCAAGGGCGATCTGGCCGCCGTCGGTCCGGTCGCCGACCGTGTCGACGCCTTCGCCACCAAGATCCCCGGCCTGTTCCCTCCCGGCTCCGACAAGGGCAGGACGGCGGCCAAGGAAGTGATCTGGGCGAATTTCCCGGATTTCACCGCCAAGGCGCAGGGGCTCCAGGCCTCCGCCCAGGCCCTGAAGGTCGCGGCCTCCACCGGCGACAAGGCTGCGACGGCCAAGGCGTTCGGCGCCATGGCCGACAGCTGCAAGGCCTGCCACCAGCGCTACCGCTCCGAATAA
- a CDS encoding aspartate transaminase: MSIIASRLSRIKPSPTIAVTNKARELKAAGRDVIGLGAGEPDFDTPDNIKAAAIKAIESGDTKYTAVDGTPALKKAICAKFERENGLTYTPDQITVGVGGKQVLYNALMATLNPGDEVIIPAPYWVSYPDMVELAEGTPVAVSCPAEQGFKLQPADLEKAITPKTKWLILNSPSNPSGAAYTRDEMKALTDVLVRHPHVWVMTDDMYEHLLYDGLEFVTPAQVEPSLYDRTLTVNGVSKSYAMTGWRIGYAGGPKDLIKAIGVIQSQSTSNPTSIAQAAAVEALNGPQDFIKERAEVFRQRRDLVVSMLNQAKGLHCPKPEGAFYVYPSCAGTIGKTTPDGKVIGTDEDFVTYLLESEGVAVVQGSAFGLAPHFRISYATSTEALEEACRRIQRACGNLRD, encoded by the coding sequence ATGTCGATTATCGCGTCCCGTCTCTCGCGCATCAAGCCGTCGCCGACCATCGCCGTGACCAACAAAGCCCGCGAACTGAAAGCGGCCGGTCGCGACGTCATCGGCCTCGGCGCTGGCGAGCCGGACTTCGACACCCCCGACAACATCAAGGCCGCCGCGATCAAGGCGATCGAGTCCGGCGACACCAAATACACCGCGGTGGATGGCACGCCTGCGCTGAAGAAGGCGATCTGCGCCAAGTTCGAGCGTGAGAACGGCCTGACATACACGCCGGACCAGATCACGGTCGGCGTCGGTGGCAAGCAGGTGCTGTACAACGCGCTGATGGCGACGCTGAACCCGGGCGACGAGGTCATCATCCCGGCCCCCTACTGGGTCAGCTATCCGGACATGGTGGAACTGGCGGAAGGCACGCCGGTGGCCGTCTCCTGCCCGGCCGAGCAGGGCTTCAAGCTGCAGCCCGCCGACCTGGAGAAGGCGATCACGCCGAAGACCAAGTGGCTGATCCTGAACTCGCCGTCGAACCCGTCGGGCGCCGCCTACACCCGCGACGAGATGAAGGCGCTGACCGACGTGCTGGTTCGCCACCCGCATGTCTGGGTCATGACCGACGACATGTACGAACACCTGCTGTATGACGGCCTGGAGTTCGTCACCCCGGCCCAGGTCGAGCCGTCGCTGTACGACCGGACCCTGACCGTCAACGGCGTGTCGAAGTCCTATGCGATGACCGGCTGGCGCATCGGCTATGCCGGCGGTCCGAAGGATCTGATCAAGGCCATCGGCGTGATCCAGAGCCAGTCGACCTCCAACCCGACCTCCATCGCCCAGGCCGCCGCCGTCGAGGCGCTGAACGGTCCGCAGGACTTCATCAAGGAGCGTGCGGAGGTGTTCCGCCAGCGCCGCGATCTGGTGGTGTCGATGCTGAACCAGGCCAAGGGCCTGCACTGCCCGAAGCCGGAAGGCGCCTTCTACGTCTACCCGTCCTGTGCCGGCACCATCGGCAAGACGACGCCGGACGGCAAGGTGATCGGCACCGACGAGGATTTCGTCACCTATCTGCTTGAGTCGGAAGGCGTCGCCGTCGTCCAGGGATCGGCCTTCGGCCTCGCCCCGCATTTCCGCATCTCCTACGCGACCTCGACGGAAGCGCTGGAGGAGGCCTGCCGGCGCATCCAGCGCGCTTGCGGCAACCTGCGCGACTGA
- a CDS encoding TOBE domain-containing protein yields the protein MKLSARNQLKGTVIAVDKGTVSAKVKIDVGGGIIVTSTVTTETVDELGLAVGDDVTAIIKASDVLIGK from the coding sequence ATGAAGCTCAGCGCGCGCAATCAACTGAAGGGCACCGTCATCGCCGTCGACAAGGGTACGGTCTCGGCCAAGGTGAAGATCGACGTCGGCGGCGGCATCATCGTCACCTCCACCGTCACCACCGAAACGGTCGACGAGCTGGGGCTTGCCGTCGGCGACGACGTCACCGCGATCATCAAGGCGTCGGACGTGCTGATCGGCAAGTAA
- a CDS encoding elongation factor G: MPHTQIRTARCAALVGPYLAGKTTLLESLLSAAGAITRKGSVRDGNAVGDTSPEAKARSMSTELNVASFDYLGERWSLLDCPGSVELTGEAQAALMAADIAVVVAEAAPEKAVLLAPLFKILDDHRIPHLLFINKIDTLGDLRVRDVVAAYQEVSARKLVLREVPLRENGQITGLVDLVSERAWRFNPHKPSEPVALPDGERDREAEARQAMLESAADFDDALLERLLEDMAPDSTQLYETLAQELADDLIVPVFFGSAENDNGIRRLLKALRHEGPEVSVTASRSDIRRDTTVAAQIVKTMMGSHAGKLSLARIWHGTVTDGMALGGERVSGIFQLFGRDQTKVPQAVAGDLVALGRLEKAATGDRLTDKANLGAPADWPAAAPPVHGLALRAENRNDEVKLSAALQKLRDEDPSLTLDQSAETGELVLWGQGDVHLRLAMDRLRSRFNVAVKGQPPQVPYKETIRKGTSHHARFKRQTGGHGQFADIHVEVRPLPRGSGIQFEDAVVGGAVPRQYIPAVEAGVREAAVRGPLGFPVVDFAVALTGGQFHAVDSSDMAFKTVARQAMAEALPACEPVLLEPILTVTIAVPSAFTPKVQRLVSGRRGQLLGFDARPGWSGWDEVKACMPQADMQDLIVELRSLTFGVGSYSAEFERLQEVVGKAADRAVEIRRDMLAAQ, from the coding sequence ATGCCGCATACGCAAATCCGGACGGCGCGCTGCGCGGCGCTGGTCGGCCCCTATCTCGCCGGCAAGACGACGCTGCTGGAAAGCCTGCTGTCCGCCGCCGGGGCCATCACCCGCAAGGGCAGCGTGCGCGACGGCAACGCCGTGGGCGACACGTCACCGGAGGCAAAGGCCCGGTCGATGAGCACCGAGTTGAACGTCGCCTCCTTCGACTATCTGGGCGAACGCTGGTCGCTCCTGGACTGCCCGGGTTCGGTCGAGTTGACCGGCGAGGCGCAGGCGGCCCTGATGGCCGCCGACATCGCCGTCGTGGTGGCGGAGGCGGCGCCCGAGAAGGCGGTGCTGCTGGCGCCTCTGTTCAAGATCCTGGACGACCACCGCATCCCGCATCTGCTGTTCATCAACAAGATCGACACGCTGGGCGACCTGCGCGTGCGCGACGTGGTCGCCGCCTATCAGGAGGTCTCGGCCCGCAAGCTGGTCCTGCGCGAGGTGCCGCTGCGCGAGAACGGCCAGATCACCGGGCTGGTCGATCTGGTCAGCGAACGCGCCTGGCGCTTCAACCCGCACAAGCCGTCCGAGCCGGTTGCCCTGCCCGACGGCGAGCGCGACCGCGAGGCGGAGGCGCGGCAGGCGATGCTGGAGTCGGCAGCCGACTTCGACGACGCGCTGTTGGAGAGGCTGCTGGAGGACATGGCCCCCGACAGCACCCAGCTGTACGAGACGCTGGCGCAAGAACTGGCCGACGACCTGATCGTCCCCGTCTTCTTCGGATCGGCGGAAAACGACAACGGCATCCGCCGCCTGCTGAAGGCCCTGCGCCACGAGGGACCGGAGGTTTCCGTCACCGCTTCCCGCAGCGATATCCGGCGGGATACGACGGTGGCGGCCCAGATCGTGAAGACGATGATGGGATCCCATGCCGGGAAACTCAGTCTGGCCCGCATCTGGCACGGCACCGTCACCGATGGCATGGCGCTGGGGGGCGAGCGGGTGTCGGGCATCTTCCAGCTGTTCGGCCGCGACCAGACCAAGGTGCCGCAGGCGGTCGCCGGCGATCTGGTGGCGCTCGGCCGGCTGGAGAAGGCGGCGACCGGCGACCGGCTGACCGACAAGGCCAACCTGGGGGCCCCCGCAGACTGGCCGGCCGCAGCCCCGCCGGTCCATGGGCTGGCTTTGCGTGCCGAGAATCGCAACGACGAGGTGAAGCTGTCCGCCGCCCTCCAAAAGCTGCGGGACGAAGATCCGTCCCTGACGCTCGACCAGTCGGCCGAAACCGGGGAACTGGTGCTGTGGGGCCAGGGCGACGTCCATCTGAGGCTGGCGATGGACCGGCTGCGCAGCCGCTTCAACGTCGCTGTGAAGGGCCAGCCGCCGCAGGTGCCCTATAAGGAGACGATCCGGAAGGGCACCAGCCACCATGCCCGCTTCAAGCGCCAGACCGGCGGCCATGGCCAGTTCGCCGACATCCATGTCGAGGTCCGGCCGCTGCCCCGTGGCTCGGGCATCCAGTTCGAGGATGCGGTGGTCGGCGGCGCCGTGCCACGCCAGTACATCCCGGCGGTGGAAGCCGGCGTGCGCGAGGCGGCGGTGCGCGGCCCGCTGGGCTTCCCGGTGGTAGATTTCGCCGTGGCCCTGACCGGCGGCCAGTTCCACGCCGTCGACAGTTCGGACATGGCGTTCAAGACGGTGGCGCGGCAGGCAATGGCAGAGGCACTGCCGGCCTGCGAGCCGGTGCTGCTGGAGCCGATCCTGACTGTCACCATCGCGGTGCCCAGCGCCTTCACGCCCAAGGTGCAGCGGCTGGTCAGCGGCCGGCGCGGCCAGCTGCTGGGGTTCGACGCGCGTCCTGGCTGGTCTGGCTGGGATGAGGTGAAGGCGTGCATGCCCCAGGCCGACATGCAGGATCTGATCGTCGAGCTGCGGTCGCTGACCTTCGGCGTCGGCAGCTACAGCGCCGAATTCGAGCGATTGCAGGAGGTGGTGGGCAAGGCCGCCGACCGCGCCGTGGAAATCCGGCGCGACATGCTGGCCGCGCAATAG
- a CDS encoding cache domain-containing protein, with the protein MRLWFRLLVAGLISVGTAAPVPLSTPAAAEEAKPTQEDARSITIKAVDLIAAQGLDEAAKAFNAEGPFKHGEIYVNVIDFAGVWKVYPPRPAGAGQSVINVKDPDGRYVVQDVLAVAKDKGEGWVEYRWLNPASNRIEPKITYVKRVPGQELVAYVGIYK; encoded by the coding sequence ATGCGCCTGTGGTTCCGTTTGCTGGTTGCCGGCCTGATCTCCGTCGGGACTGCCGCCCCTGTCCCGCTGTCGACCCCAGCCGCCGCCGAAGAGGCCAAGCCGACGCAGGAGGACGCCAGGTCCATCACCATCAAGGCCGTCGACCTGATCGCCGCGCAGGGGCTGGACGAGGCGGCCAAGGCCTTCAATGCGGAAGGCCCGTTCAAGCATGGCGAGATCTACGTCAACGTCATCGACTTCGCCGGCGTCTGGAAGGTCTACCCGCCGCGCCCGGCCGGCGCCGGCCAAAGCGTCATAAACGTCAAGGACCCGGACGGCCGCTACGTCGTCCAGGACGTGCTGGCAGTGGCCAAGGACAAGGGCGAGGGCTGGGTCGAATATCGCTGGCTGAATCCTGCCAGCAACAGGATCGAGCCGAAGATCACCTATGTGAAGCGCGTGCCCGGCCAGGAACTGGTCGCCTATGTCGGCATCTACAAGTGA
- a CDS encoding methyl-accepting chemotaxis protein: MGNGVFARLSGLSVAGRLFAAPLMGIVLTVAALALADRESERALSAVDGIHREAAGRLGRIDRLVAVVYVIHSDVSRHLALSGSGIEEARLQAMRDAIAANLGNARTAVADLRVMQLDEAERAMLDEVSARLGAYAKAVDEMNQMAAIDRLIGIPMMAHTDAQFAALTGKVVEAQTAIGRSTAAAIQATRDVAAAARRDFALVMAGLLAAMMAAGLLFARSITRPLQQLSRNTTELAAGRLDAVVEGGWMRNEIGAMARALEVFQTNAREVVRLTADQQRQKAEAEAEKRRAIDGLADLFEARVAEVVQQVGAGAHQVRSNAAGMLERATSANRQAATVAAASAQAGTGVQTAAAATEQMQASISEIGGQVRRSFDMVRGAVRAVEETNSHVVGLSDAAQRIGEIVGLINSIAAQTNLLALNATIEAARAGEAGKGFAVVASEVKNLATQTAKATEDIGTQIAAMQQVTGAAVTAIKGVGETVVGIDEIVGSIAGAMEQQAAATHEITRNVQEAAAGTQEVSRTIATVSTSAEETGTAAGEVLRAAELLDGQAVTLNQEVKHFIGRLRQG, from the coding sequence ATGGGCAATGGTGTCTTTGCGCGTCTGTCGGGCCTGTCGGTGGCGGGCCGGCTGTTCGCGGCGCCCCTGATGGGGATCGTCCTGACGGTGGCGGCGCTGGCGTTGGCCGACCGGGAGTCGGAACGGGCGCTTAGCGCGGTGGACGGCATCCATCGCGAAGCCGCCGGGCGGCTGGGCCGGATCGACCGGCTGGTCGCCGTCGTCTACGTTATCCACAGCGACGTGTCCCGCCATCTCGCCCTGTCTGGCTCCGGCATCGAGGAGGCCAGGCTGCAGGCCATGCGCGACGCCATCGCCGCCAACCTGGGCAATGCGCGGACGGCTGTCGCCGACCTGCGCGTCATGCAGCTGGACGAGGCGGAGCGGGCGATGCTGGACGAGGTGTCGGCCCGGCTCGGCGCCTATGCCAAGGCGGTCGACGAGATGAACCAGATGGCGGCGATCGATCGCCTGATCGGCATTCCGATGATGGCCCACACCGATGCCCAGTTCGCCGCCCTGACCGGCAAGGTGGTCGAGGCGCAGACCGCCATCGGCCGGTCCACCGCCGCCGCCATCCAGGCCACCCGCGACGTGGCCGCCGCCGCACGGCGCGACTTCGCGCTGGTGATGGCCGGGCTGCTGGCGGCGATGATGGCGGCGGGCCTCCTGTTCGCACGCTCCATCACCCGGCCGCTCCAACAATTGTCGCGGAACACCACAGAGCTTGCGGCAGGCCGACTCGACGCCGTGGTCGAGGGCGGGTGGATGCGCAACGAGATCGGTGCCATGGCTCGGGCGCTGGAAGTGTTCCAGACCAACGCCCGCGAGGTGGTGCGCCTGACCGCTGACCAGCAGCGCCAGAAGGCCGAAGCGGAAGCGGAGAAGCGCCGGGCCATCGACGGATTGGCCGACCTGTTCGAGGCCCGCGTGGCCGAGGTGGTGCAGCAGGTCGGGGCCGGCGCCCATCAGGTGCGCAGCAATGCCGCCGGCATGCTGGAGCGCGCCACCAGCGCCAACCGGCAGGCCGCCACCGTCGCCGCCGCCAGCGCCCAGGCGGGCACCGGCGTTCAGACCGCCGCCGCCGCCACGGAGCAGATGCAGGCCTCGATTTCCGAGATCGGCGGGCAGGTCCGCCGCTCGTTCGACATGGTGCGGGGAGCCGTGCGCGCGGTGGAGGAGACCAACAGCCATGTCGTCGGCCTGTCCGACGCCGCCCAGCGCATCGGTGAGATCGTCGGGCTGATCAACTCGATCGCGGCGCAGACCAACCTGCTGGCGCTGAACGCCACCATCGAGGCGGCGCGGGCGGGGGAGGCCGGCAAGGGCTTCGCCGTCGTGGCGTCGGAGGTCAAGAACCTCGCCACCCAGACGGCCAAGGCGACCGAGGACATCGGCACCCAGATCGCCGCCATGCAGCAGGTGACCGGTGCCGCCGTGACCGCCATCAAGGGGGTGGGGGAGACGGTGGTGGGGATCGACGAGATCGTCGGCTCCATCGCCGGTGCCATGGAACAGCAGGCCGCCGCTACCCACGAGATCACGCGCAATGTCCAGGAGGCGGCGGCCGGCACCCAGGAGGTCTCCCGCACCATCGCCACCGTTTCCACCAGCGCCGAAGAGACCGGAACCGCCGCCGGCGAGGTGCTGCGCGCCGCCGAATTGTTGGATGGCCAGGCGGTGACGCTGAACCAGGAGGTCAAGCACTTCATCGGGCGGCTGCGGCAGGGATGA
- a CDS encoding Dps family protein, translating into MKIDIGISDADRKSIAEGLNKVLADTFALYIKTHSFHWNVTGPMFNTLHTMFMTQYTELWTALDEIAERIRALGYPAPGSFSQFAELASIKEEVGVPKANDMIRQLVEGHEAAARTIRSVFPLAEQGSDEPTADLLTQRLQIHDKTAWMLRSMLE; encoded by the coding sequence ATGAAGATCGACATCGGGATCTCGGACGCAGACCGCAAATCCATCGCCGAAGGATTGAACAAGGTTCTGGCCGACACCTTCGCGCTCTATATCAAGACCCATTCGTTCCATTGGAACGTCACCGGGCCGATGTTCAACACGCTCCACACCATGTTCATGACCCAGTACACCGAGCTGTGGACCGCGCTCGACGAGATCGCGGAACGCATCCGTGCGCTGGGCTATCCGGCGCCGGGCAGCTTCTCTCAGTTCGCCGAACTGGCCTCGATCAAGGAAGAGGTTGGCGTTCCGAAGGCGAACGACATGATCCGGCAGCTGGTCGAGGGGCACGAGGCTGCCGCCCGTACCATCCGCAGCGTCTTCCCGCTGGCCGAGCAGGGCAGCGACGAGCCGACCGCCGACCTGCTGACCCAGCGCCTGCAGATCCACGACAAGACCGCCTGGATGCTGCGCAGCATGCTGGAGTAG